A window of Amycolatopsis australiensis contains these coding sequences:
- a CDS encoding L,D-transpeptidase, protein MKRLLAGAAALATAFVLAACSGGGATAGGPNAGGGAVAAAGTGGGTPSTTVTVPTSASASPTPASTPTTSVSKPAPASTSAKPKPKPKPEPAADPGVPCAAAAASPGTAACVDLSAHKAWILQDGKVVYGPVPMLPGRKSNPTPTGTFHVLSKEKMHLSKEFDNAEMPNSVFFYPGDAFHTGSLSVYSHGCIHLSAGASLKFFNTLHVGDVVQVVP, encoded by the coding sequence GTGAAGAGGCTTCTGGCGGGAGCGGCCGCGCTGGCCACCGCGTTCGTGCTGGCCGCCTGCTCCGGGGGCGGTGCCACGGCCGGCGGGCCGAACGCGGGCGGTGGGGCCGTCGCCGCGGCCGGCACGGGTGGCGGGACGCCGTCGACGACGGTGACCGTTCCGACGTCGGCCAGCGCGTCCCCGACCCCCGCTTCGACGCCCACGACGTCGGTCTCGAAGCCGGCGCCGGCGAGCACCTCGGCCAAACCGAAGCCCAAGCCGAAGCCGGAACCCGCGGCCGACCCCGGCGTGCCGTGCGCCGCCGCGGCCGCCTCGCCCGGCACCGCCGCCTGCGTCGACCTCTCGGCGCACAAGGCGTGGATCCTGCAGGACGGCAAGGTCGTCTACGGGCCCGTGCCGATGCTGCCGGGCCGCAAGAGCAACCCGACTCCGACCGGCACGTTCCACGTGCTGTCCAAGGAAAAGATGCACCTGTCGAAGGAGTTCGACAACGCGGAGATGCCGAACTCGGTGTTCTTCTACCCGGGTGACGCCTTCCACACCGGCAGCCTGTCGGTGTACTCGCACGGCTGCATCCACCTGTCGGCGGGCGCGTCGCTGAAGTTCTTCAACACCCTGCACGTCGGTGACGTCGTGCAGGTCGTCCCGTAA
- a CDS encoding 3-hydroxyacyl-CoA dehydrogenase, with product MTGWAGQVGRIRVIGTGVMGRGIGQLAATAGVTVELADVRREAVTEAIEYVGGMADKLAAKGRLEDPQAVKDRLVAVDAPDAPADGVNLIVEAVREDLATKRALFASLERVCPQETIFATNTSSLSVTEIAAELADPGRLLGLHFFNPVPLMRLVEVVPGARTHAWLPGEASELVKRWGHEPVLAKDAPGFLVNHAGRGLNTEALQILAEALAEPADVDRVARDVLGLKLGPFELLDLTGLDVSHAVLESIWSGFHGEPRLRPSWLTRPRVAAGLFGRKNGEGFYPYAEGKQQVDDEPAPPPKPSSPVFTADEHLARLLSTAGVQVVSDAYPDAVLLVPLYGESTVDAGTRAGLPLARVAGVDPLGGYERRLTMSVHPGLDPAAGRAAWGALAATGRPVTVVRDGPAPIAQRLLASIVNTACFIAGQHLATPSDIDTAVRLGLGYPRGPLAWGDLVGGDVVLRILRGLAAATGDPRYRPSPWLTERVALELPLTSAGTTPADLRS from the coding sequence GTGACGGGGTGGGCCGGGCAGGTCGGCAGGATCCGGGTGATCGGCACCGGGGTGATGGGCCGCGGGATCGGCCAGCTGGCCGCGACCGCGGGGGTGACCGTCGAGCTGGCCGACGTCCGGCGCGAGGCCGTCACCGAAGCCATCGAGTACGTCGGCGGGATGGCCGACAAGCTGGCCGCGAAAGGCAGGCTCGAAGACCCGCAGGCGGTGAAGGACCGCCTGGTCGCGGTGGACGCGCCCGACGCGCCGGCGGACGGCGTCAACCTGATCGTCGAGGCGGTGCGGGAGGACCTCGCGACGAAACGGGCCCTGTTCGCGAGCCTCGAGCGCGTCTGTCCACAAGAGACGATCTTCGCGACGAACACCAGCTCGCTGTCGGTCACCGAGATCGCCGCCGAGCTGGCCGACCCGGGCAGGCTGCTCGGCCTGCACTTCTTCAACCCCGTGCCGCTGATGCGCCTGGTCGAGGTGGTCCCCGGCGCGCGCACGCACGCCTGGCTGCCGGGTGAGGCGAGCGAGCTGGTCAAGAGGTGGGGCCACGAGCCGGTGCTGGCCAAGGACGCGCCGGGCTTCCTCGTCAACCACGCCGGCCGCGGCCTGAACACCGAGGCACTGCAGATCCTCGCCGAAGCGCTGGCCGAACCGGCGGACGTGGACCGTGTCGCGCGGGACGTGCTCGGCCTGAAGCTCGGCCCGTTCGAGCTGCTGGACCTCACCGGCCTCGACGTGTCCCACGCGGTGCTGGAGAGCATCTGGAGCGGCTTCCACGGCGAGCCGCGGCTGCGGCCGTCGTGGCTGACCCGGCCGCGGGTCGCGGCCGGCCTGTTCGGACGGAAGAACGGCGAAGGCTTCTACCCGTACGCCGAGGGCAAGCAGCAGGTCGACGACGAGCCGGCACCGCCGCCGAAGCCGTCGAGCCCGGTGTTCACCGCGGACGAGCACCTCGCCCGCCTGCTTTCCACGGCCGGCGTGCAGGTGGTGTCCGACGCCTACCCGGACGCGGTCCTGCTCGTCCCGCTCTACGGCGAGTCCACAGTAGACGCCGGAACGCGGGCCGGCCTGCCGCTGGCCCGCGTCGCCGGCGTCGACCCGCTCGGTGGCTACGAACGGCGGCTCACGATGTCCGTCCACCCGGGACTCGACCCGGCGGCGGGCCGCGCGGCGTGGGGCGCGCTGGCGGCGACCGGCCGCCCGGTGACGGTCGTCCGCGACGGTCCCGCCCCGATCGCGCAGCGGCTGCTGGCCTCCATCGTGAACACGGCGTGCTTCATCGCGGGCCAGCACCTGGCGACGCCGTCCGACATCGACACCGCGGTCCGGCTGGGCCTCGGCTACCCCCGCGGCCCGCTGGCCTGGGGCGACCTCGTCGGCGGCGACGTCGTGCTGCGGATCCTGCGCGGCCTGGCCGCGGCCACCGGCGATCCGCGGTACCGGCCAAGCCCGTGGCTCACCGAGCGCGTCGCGCTCGAGCTGCCGCTGACGTCGGCCGGCACCACACCGGCCGACCTGCGGTCCTGA
- a CDS encoding TetR/AcrR family transcriptional regulator, which yields MTATRTARERARAELTREIKDEARRQLAEVGAHGLSLRAVARELGMVSSALYRYFPSRDRLLTELIVDAYNAIGEAAEQADPGEGAPRERWLAIWQGTRAWAKAHPHEYALIYGSPIPGYAAPQDTVVPAARVALALVKVLTHTELRGVDGDVPPELRAQAESLTKVLGIVAGPETVARLLMAWTQLFGAISFDLFGQYVGSVDPADAFFAHSAKRMAEFVGL from the coding sequence ATGACCGCCACCCGTACCGCCCGCGAACGCGCCCGCGCCGAACTGACCCGGGAGATCAAGGACGAGGCCCGCCGCCAGCTCGCCGAGGTCGGCGCGCACGGGCTTTCGCTGCGCGCGGTCGCGCGGGAGCTGGGCATGGTGTCGTCCGCGCTGTACCGGTACTTCCCGAGCCGCGACCGGCTGCTGACCGAGCTGATCGTCGACGCCTACAACGCGATCGGCGAGGCGGCCGAGCAGGCCGACCCGGGCGAGGGCGCGCCCCGTGAGCGCTGGCTGGCGATCTGGCAGGGAACACGTGCCTGGGCGAAGGCGCACCCGCACGAGTACGCACTGATCTACGGCTCGCCGATCCCCGGGTACGCGGCACCGCAGGACACCGTCGTCCCGGCCGCCCGCGTCGCGCTCGCCCTGGTCAAGGTGCTCACGCACACCGAACTGCGGGGAGTCGACGGCGACGTCCCGCCCGAGCTGCGCGCCCAGGCCGAGTCGCTGACGAAGGTCCTCGGGATCGTCGCCGGACCCGAGACCGTGGCCCGGCTGCTGATGGCCTGGACCCAGCTCTTCGGCGCGATCAGCTTCGACCTGTTCGGCCAGTACGTCGGCAGCGTCGACCCGGCCGACGCGTTCTTCGCCCACTCGGCGAAGCGGATGGCGGAGTTCGTCGGCCTCTAG
- a CDS encoding nitroreductase family deazaflavin-dependent oxidoreductase → MAAARYIEPKKATSLFNEIVANLTKLGVSVLGSRVLTVVGRKSGEPRSVPVNLLTVGGVRYLVAPRGETQWVRNLRVAGEGTLRVGRRVEAFTFRELGDDEKPGILRAYLKRWKFEVGVFFDGVDAKASDEKLREIAPGYPIFEIFTK, encoded by the coding sequence ATGGCAGCCGCTCGCTACATCGAGCCGAAGAAGGCCACCAGCCTGTTCAACGAGATCGTCGCGAACCTGACCAAGCTCGGGGTGAGCGTCTTGGGCAGCCGGGTGCTGACCGTGGTCGGGCGCAAGAGCGGGGAGCCGCGGTCGGTGCCGGTCAACCTGCTGACCGTCGGCGGCGTCCGCTACCTCGTCGCCCCGCGCGGCGAGACGCAGTGGGTGCGCAACCTGCGCGTTGCCGGCGAAGGCACGCTTCGCGTCGGGCGCCGCGTCGAGGCGTTCACCTTCCGCGAGCTGGGCGACGACGAGAAGCCGGGCATCCTCCGCGCGTACCTCAAGCGGTGGAAGTTCGAGGTGGGCGTGTTCTTCGACGGCGTCGACGCCAAGGCGTCGGACGAGAAGCTGCGGGAGATCGCGCCGGGCTACCCGATCTTCGAGATCTTCACGAAGTAG
- a CDS encoding response regulator has protein sequence MIRVLLADDHAMFRSGMRALLDTQPDFTCVGEAADGREAVAETARLRPDVAVLDVRMPRLDGLAATEAILAAPGNDTRVLVLTTYDADEYVYRALRAGASGFLLKSLAPEELVAAMRVAARGDALIDPSVTRRLVAKFAAVLEPAAAEPPELARLTSREREVLLLLANACSNAEIARRLHVGEETVKTHVSRVLAKLGLPDRVHAVVYAYRHKLVPGDPPA, from the coding sequence ATGATCCGCGTCCTGCTGGCCGACGACCACGCGATGTTCCGCTCCGGGATGCGCGCGCTGCTCGACACCCAGCCCGACTTCACCTGCGTCGGCGAGGCGGCCGACGGCCGGGAAGCCGTCGCCGAGACCGCCCGGCTGCGCCCGGACGTCGCGGTCCTCGACGTCCGGATGCCCCGCCTCGACGGTCTGGCCGCGACCGAAGCGATCCTCGCCGCGCCCGGGAACGACACCCGCGTCCTCGTCCTCACGACCTACGACGCCGACGAGTACGTCTACCGCGCGCTGCGCGCCGGGGCGAGCGGGTTCCTGCTGAAGAGCCTGGCGCCGGAGGAGCTGGTGGCCGCGATGCGGGTGGCGGCGCGCGGCGACGCGCTGATCGACCCGTCGGTGACGCGGCGGCTGGTCGCGAAGTTCGCGGCGGTGCTCGAACCCGCGGCCGCCGAACCACCCGAGCTGGCCCGGCTGACCTCCCGGGAACGGGAGGTGCTGCTCCTGCTCGCCAACGCCTGCAGCAACGCCGAGATCGCGCGGCGGCTGCACGTCGGCGAGGAGACCGTCAAGACGCACGTGTCCCGGGTCCTGGCGAAGCTCGGGCTGCCCGACCGGGTGCACGCCGTCGTCTACGCCTACCGGCACAAGCTCGTGCCGGGCGACCCACCCGCCTAA
- a CDS encoding sensor histidine kinase, with protein MHGISGSLRRQSLLVALVCVVCDASLFALRGPLGEVGWRAWAVLLAGIAVNAALAGPARYSGWVSLAHALLYAASPLLLCTCHGYVNGANAGVLIAGYRAGAWLRPKPAVLALVAMVAGVSAGDLEGGGRVAADWRLLAINVGVTALLPWLVGRYTTARRAYIADLEREADERRQHEADAIRRAVTEERTTIARDLHDVISHHVSAIGVHAGAARLGLPGGDSPVRRSLGAVESASRAAMADLRRLLDLLHAEPNAEQPGLDNLGELVETVRAAGLPTRLTLRGEPRELPGSLDVALYRIAQEALTNALRHGRGPVEVELNHGRTEVVLTVTNGLRPDRASRNEHAHRGLAGIRQRVTLFGGQVSYGESGDHWQLRTTFPVEST; from the coding sequence GTGCACGGCATCAGCGGCTCCCTGCGACGTCAGTCGCTGCTCGTCGCGCTCGTCTGCGTTGTCTGTGACGCCTCCCTGTTCGCCCTTCGCGGCCCGCTCGGCGAAGTCGGCTGGCGGGCCTGGGCCGTGCTGCTCGCCGGGATTGCCGTCAACGCCGCTCTCGCCGGGCCCGCCCGGTACTCCGGCTGGGTGAGTCTCGCCCACGCTCTGCTCTACGCCGCGTCGCCGCTGCTGCTCTGCACCTGCCACGGGTACGTCAACGGCGCCAACGCCGGCGTCCTCATCGCCGGCTACCGCGCCGGAGCCTGGCTGCGTCCGAAGCCCGCCGTTCTCGCCCTCGTCGCCATGGTCGCGGGCGTGAGCGCGGGCGACCTCGAAGGCGGCGGTCGGGTGGCGGCCGACTGGCGGCTGCTCGCCATCAACGTCGGCGTCACCGCGCTGCTCCCCTGGCTGGTCGGCCGGTACACCACCGCGCGCCGCGCCTACATCGCCGATCTCGAACGGGAAGCCGACGAACGCCGTCAGCACGAAGCCGACGCCATCCGCCGGGCCGTCACCGAGGAGCGCACGACGATCGCGCGCGACCTGCACGACGTCATCTCCCACCACGTCAGCGCCATCGGCGTGCACGCCGGCGCCGCCCGGCTCGGGCTGCCGGGCGGCGATTCCCCGGTGCGCAGGTCCCTCGGCGCGGTCGAGTCCGCGAGCCGCGCGGCGATGGCCGACCTGCGGCGGCTGCTCGACCTGCTGCACGCCGAGCCGAACGCCGAGCAGCCCGGCCTGGACAACCTCGGCGAGCTGGTCGAGACGGTCCGCGCGGCCGGCCTGCCGACCCGGCTGACCCTGCGCGGCGAACCGCGCGAGCTGCCCGGCTCGCTCGACGTCGCCCTCTACCGGATCGCGCAGGAAGCCCTGACCAACGCGCTGCGCCACGGCCGTGGCCCGGTCGAGGTGGAGCTGAACCACGGCCGCACCGAGGTCGTGCTCACCGTGACCAACGGCCTGCGCCCGGACCGCGCGTCCCGGAACGAGCACGCGCACCGCGGCCTGGCCGGCATCCGCCAGCGGGTCACGCTGTTCGGCGGCCAGGTCTCCTACGGCGAATCCGGCGACCACTGGCAGCTGCGCACGACCTTCCCGGTGGAGAGCACATGA